In Desulfomonile tiedjei, the DNA window CCTGTAATCCAGGAGACGCGGGTCGAAGGCAATGTCTTCTTGCTGCAAGTACTTCCGCTTGAGGAAGGGGCGCTGGCGGGCAATCATCTTGGTGATGTACCGACGATACCGCGCAAACGGTTCAAACCTCTCCGCTGGAGTTGCCTTTCGAGCGGTTATATTGAATTGATCCAGAGCGTACCGCCGGCGATACAGGAAATCCCATGCGAACCCGCTCACGTCCTCAATAACAAGTTCTGCGTCGTTCACTAGGGCGAGTCTGCGCGCGGCGGCGTAGCAGAAAAGCTGGTTGCCGAGACCGCCCATCAAGCGGACGATGACCTTGCGTCTTTTGTTCATGCAGGGCGAGTCCAAATACGACGTTATCTACTATCGCCGGTGAAAACGTAGTTGACTCCGACCCAGTCAGGTCGCCGACGGGTGGTCACGTACTCTCGGACATCTTCGATGGAGATCTCCCGGCCAGTGGGGCCGACAGATCGAAACCGATAACCGTGGCGCCACATCAACTCAAAGGTGTTGACGAAATTCGGATTGTCGCTGCCTGCAGGCCAGTTTTCAGAAAGCGTTATTTCCACGAGCCAGGTCGGCCGCGGGACGAAGTTCAAGATGTTCGACGCGCCTTGTAGAGCGGAGTACTCTGCGCCTTCAATGTCGATCTTTATCATCAGACGTTTTCCAGCAAACCGGCCCCCGACCAGGATGTCGAGCGTGGTCAAAGGAATCATGCGCCCGAACCTGTGAGACGTCCCCGACCAACCGCTTACCAATGAGGCGCCTGTTCCGCCTCCGTGCAGCCGGGCCAATCCCGGCCTGTCCGAAACGCCAACAGGATATATTTCAACGCCGTCGGTCCAGCCGTTTGCCTCCAGATTGCCCATGAGGTAGCGCACATTGTCCGGAAACGGCTCAATGGCAATCGTGTGCTTGCCCTTTGACCGGGCCAGACAGGTGTACCAACCGATGTTGGCACCCACGTCCACGAAGACATCTGCCTCACCCAGGCAGCTTTGGATTAGCGCTGCCTCGTCAGGCTCGAAGCCCTCGGCTTGCATGTCCTCCCACCCCGCAAATCGGTAGCCGAAGGGGGTCAGGATTGGACGAGAGCGCATCCATCGCCAGTCATCGCGTACGGACCGATAGATGGTGGCCAGAGGAGTTCGCTCGACAGCTCTCTTAAACGGGCCCAGAAACTTCATACCATTCCCTGTAATCGTTCACCGAAGATAATTCGGAGGCAATTTCTCGTTCATATCCTTTATGGGGCGAATACATGGTAAAGGAGATTCAAATAGCAGATCCTTTGCCAGGTATTCGACGACATAAGCAGCCGCGACCTGGTTGAAGTGATTATCATAACTAGAAGTGAAAATCGGTCGGTCGGGCAAGCTCAT includes these proteins:
- a CDS encoding FkbM family methyltransferase — protein: MKFLGPFKRAVERTPLATIYRSVRDDWRWMRSRPILTPFGYRFAGWEDMQAEGFEPDEAALIQSCLGEADVFVDVGANIGWYTCLARSKGKHTIAIEPFPDNVRYLMGNLEANGWTDGVEIYPVGVSDRPGLARLHGGGTGASLVSGWSGTSHRFGRMIPLTTLDILVGGRFAGKRLMIKIDIEGAEYSALQGASNILNFVPRPTWLVEITLSENWPAGSDNPNFVNTFELMWRHGYRFRSVGPTGREISIEDVREYVTTRRRPDWVGVNYVFTGDSR